The sequence TACCTCAACCGTATAGGGCTCAGCAGCAAGCGTTTTCTGTGCCAAGAGCCTTGCCGCCCTGCCCGCAGCGGCACTCGCCTGGGTTACCGAATCCTTGATGTCCTTTGGTCCCTCAGCCCCACCAGCATAAAACACACCCCGAATCGGCGAGTCAACCGGCAGGAGTTTGGGATGAGCCTCAAGGAGAAACCCCTCGGTGTGCAACTGGAGCGAAAGGAGGTGCTGCAACTCGGCGGTATCCTTTCTTGGCTTGACACCGGTGGCAAGGACAACCAGTTCCGCCTCGTGCCTTTCAATCTTGCCGGTCTCGGTATTCTCAACATAAAGGGTGAGATTATTATTCTCCGGGTTCTCCTCAACCTCACCTGGAATCCCCTTGATGTATTTCACACCGAGCCTTTTTGAGCGCCAGAGCATCTCCTCAAAACCCTTACTGAATGCCCGCATATCAATGTAAAACACCTTGACATCCATTTCTGGATGGTGCTCCTTCAAAACCAGGCTGTCCTTGATGGTGTTCATACAGCAGATATTACTGCAGTAAGGGCTTCCCTGGTCAAGGCACCGCGAGCCAACACACTGGATAAAGGCAACGCTTTTGGGCTTCTTGCGGTCGCTTAACCTGATGAGCTCACCACCGGTTGGTCCACCAGATGATGCCAGCCGCTCAAACTCCATTGCGGTAATGACATTTGCCGCCCTACCATAACCGAAATCGCCCTTGTCAAACGGGTCAAAGGGCTCCATACCGGTGGCCACAATGATTGCCCCCACCTCAAAGGTAAACTCCCTGTCCTGGTCGTTTAAGTCAATGCACTTCTTATCGCACGCCTGCGCACATTTGCCGCAGGCAATCGGGTTCAGACCAAGGCAGTCTGACGGATTTAACACATAGGCGGCAGGAATCGCCTGCGGAAAGGGCTGATAGATGGCATGCCTTAGCGAGAGACCAAGGTTGAACTCGTCCGGAACTAACTGCGGACAGACCTTGGCGCACTCACCGCAGGCGGTGCACTCCTTTTCGTTGACGAATCGTGCCCTTTGCCTGACCGTTACCTTGAACTCACCAACATGACCACTAATCTCCTTGACCTCGGAGAGGGTCAGGAGTTTAATTTTCGGATGCCGACCGACATCCGCCATCTTGGGCGCAAGTATTCATATCGCACAGTCCATTGTTGGGTAGGTCTTGTGCAGCTGCGCCATCAACCCGCCCAGAGACGGCCCCTTTTCCACAAGATAGACAGGGTGTCCAGCATCGGCAAGGTCAAGGCTTGCCTGTATCCCGGCAACCCCACCACCAACAACCAGGACCGCATCCTTGATGGGAAAGCGGCGCTCGGTTAATGGTTTCAGATGCCGGGCTTTTGCCACCGCAATAGCGACCAGGTCGCACGCCTTTTTTGTTGTCCTTTCCGGTTCAAGGGAATGAACCCAGGAGCAGCCCTCACGGATATTGGCAATCTCTAAGAGAAACGGGTTCAAACCCGTCTGAACCAGACAGGCGCGGAATGTCGGCTCATGCATCCTTGGTGAACAGGCGGCAACAACCACCCGGTTGAGATTCTGCTCGGCAACCGCCTTCTGAATCTCCTTCTGCCCGGGTTCAGAGCAGACATAAAGACCGGTAGAACTGAAAACAACCCCGGGCAGGGTCCGGGCAAACTCTGCCACCTTTTCCACATCAACAACCGCAGCGATGTTGGTGCCGCAACGGCAGACAAACACACCGATACGTGCCTCTTTATCTGCGCTCATTTTGCTCCATTTTACTTTTCCTCATATAAAAGGTCAATAATATTGGCTATCTTTAAACCCCTTTTTTCGCCTCTGCTCAGGGCACAAGAAAGATGAATCTCACACTTTGAACAGGCGGTAACAAGCGTATCCGCACCGGTCTCTTTTGCCTCGTTCAATCTCCGCTCCTGCAAAAGTTTGACCGCCACACCGCACTCAAGCCAGGATGCCCCGCCGCAGCAGAGCGCCTGATTTTGATTGTGAGCCATCTCCCTTAACTCAATCCCATTTAAGCCTTTTATTAACCGCCTTGGCTCATCATAAATACCAAGATGCCTGCCCAGACGGCAAGGGTCCTGAAATGTTACGATCGCTCTTCTCTCGGAGCCACCGGGTTTGAAACCATTCCGGACAAGAAATTCGGTGATATGAACAAGTTTTAATCCGGTCTCACCAACAATCGCTGGATAATCAAGCTTAAATGTGCGCAAACATTCCGGACACAGAAAAACCACCTCTTTAACACCCGCCTCCTGAAAAACCTTTAGGTTATGTTCAGCAAGAGAACGCACCGGTTCTATATCACCCAGCCAGAGCAAATCATGACCGCAACAGCCCTCATCAAGAAGCACAACCGGTTCAACTCCAAGACTATTTATAATGCGAATCGCATTCTCAGCGGTCTTGAGCGGCTGCACCCCTAACTCCCGAAACAGAACATCAAAATATGGCAGGCAGCCGATAAAGAGAGCAGTTTCACCATTATCTCTCACCCTAAGTTCCGGCTTGAGCCAGTCCAGTCTTTTCTGCTTTCTTCTGTTTTCTGACATCATCCGAATAATCGTCTGCACAATCCCGGAATGGGCTTTAACCGGACTCGCCCCGTTATTAAAGGCAATCCCGCGCAGTTTCAAAACCGTCTGGGCAAACCCTTTGTTAGCAGGACAGACAGTGACACAGAGGTCGCAACCAAGACAGGCATAAAGCGCCCTTACCGGCACATTCTGACTGTTATCAAGCGCCTGTTTTATCAACCGTCTTGGTGAAAAGCCCAGTTCGGTTCGGGCAACAGGACAGATGCCCGAGCACCTGCCACAGTCAATACAGACAAAATTTGATGGACTGAAGCCTACCTCTGAAAGGGAAAACGGAACACGGAAGGCGGATTCTGCTTTTTTCCACTTAAGGCTGAGTGGTGGCTGCCTATTACATTTCAACCGCTCAATCGCCTCATCTGCTGAAAGAAAAACCACCTGTTCCTTATCAAAACCTAATAGATTGATTATCTCCTGAACCATCTGAACCTGAGAGCGCGCATTTTTCGGACCGACTTCGTGCCGGCATTTGTCATCGGGACAACCAATAAGCACAACCCTTTCGGCATCTGAACTGAGTGCATTCAGCACATCGCCCGCCCCTACCTGACCGATGCAACTAACCTGCCTTAACTCCAAACCTTGCTTTAAGAGGAAATCCTGACTGATTTGGGGAACCGTCCTGATACAGACATATGCAATTGCGTTTATTTGCTGGGATTTTTTATCTGACATTACTTCCAGCCTCAACCGGGGCAAAACCTTTCAGCGCCCCGCTCGGACAGACAGTAACACAGACTCCGCAACCACGACACCTTTTGTAGTCAACACTTGCAACCAAAACCCCTCGTTTCCATTCCTTCAGGTTGATTGCTTCGTGCGGGCAGACCTCAATGCAACGCTCGCAAGCCCGGCAAAGCTCCTCGTCAACCTGAACAATCAAGAGCTCAATCTCACCCCTAATTTGTTGACCCTCACCTTCGGCTCTTATCCTGACCTCTCTTCTGAACTCACCCTCAAGGAAAATGTTTTCCAGACCGTGAATCCTAATAAACACCTGCTCGCTCACCTCTCCTTTTTCATTCATCATCCGTAAAACCGCCTGGTGTTTGGGACAGGTGTTGTTGCAGCGGACGCACTCATCACAGGGACCGCAGCGCAGGCACCTTCTTGCCTCCTCTATCGCCTGTTCTGGTGAAAATGGCGCCTCCACCTCCTGAAAACCCCTGCGGGAGTTAACTGGCAAATATTTCGGTCTCGCCCTTTCTACTCGCACCGCGGTCAGTACTTTTGGGGCTATCTCCATCTCCGACCGAGGACCGAAGACCGAAGACTGGAGCGAAGATTGCCCGGTAATAAATTGATGAATTGCCTTTGCTCCCTCGTGCCCGCTCGCAATGGCATTAATCACGGTTGCCTCGCCACCTGCCGCATCACCGCCGATAAAAACACCCTCAGGCAAGTTGTTGATTTCCATCTCGGTCCTCTGTCCCAGTGCAGTAATAACCCAGTTAGCCTGAATGTTAAAATCTGAGCCTGTAATTGGCATAGGTTTTCTTCTGCCTGAAGAGTCAGGCTCACCCAACCGGCAGCGGACACAGCGCAAACCCGAAACCCTTTTCTCCTGTTGCACAAAACCAATCGGCTGGGTCAGAAATTCAAACCTTATACCCTCAATCTCCGCCTCCCTCACCTCCTCATCTGCTGCCGGCATCTCCCTTTTTGTCCGACGGTAGACAATACACACATCCTCAGCACCAAGCCGCCGGGCAACACGGGCAGAGTCAATTGCTGAATCACCACCACCAATTACCAGCACCCTGCCTTTTAGTTCATTCAATCCGCCATTATAGACCTTCTTTAAGAAAGAGAGGCTGTCAATCACACCCTCAATCTCATCTTCAAGAGGCAAACCCAATTTAATACTCTTCTGACACCCAGGGGCAAGGAATACTGCCGCATACCCATCTTTTAAAAGTTGCGCAGGGTTGTCTATTCTGGTGTTGAGGACAAGCTTGATGCCAAGGTTAAGGATTGAGTTTATCTCATCTTCAATAATGTTTCTCGGTAGACGAAATGGCGGAATTCCCCAGACAAGCATACCTCCTGGTTTATCCTGTGCCTCAAAGATTGTAACATCATAACCCAGCCTCCTTAAGTCATTGGCCGCTGTCAGACCTGCTGGACCAGAGCCGACAATCGCTACCTTTTCCTTCCTTTTCTGGGTAGTTACGGGTAAAACCGCCGGTTTTGAAATCAGTGCATAATCGGCAATAAACCGCTTCAATTGCCTTATCGCCACCGGCTCATCAATCTCGCTGCGCCGGCATTCAGCTTCACAGGGATGGGTGCAGACCCTGCCGCAGATTCCGGGCAAAGGGTTTTTCTCCCGCACCACCTCTAAGGCACGGAGAAAATCGCCTCTGCCAATCAGACCAACATAAGCCTTGACATTAACCCCTGCAGGACAGGCAACCCGGCAGGGTGAATCGGCAATCCAGGATAATTTATAGGATGCTGATACCCCTTCAATGTCCAGACCAATTTGACCTTTGTCTGGTATTGGCAGTCGGGAAGCGGTCATTTCTCCATGCCCTTTTCGTATCCCTTCTCCAGTGCAATCAGGTTCTTCTCCAGCAGACGCGCCGGCAAGGTATCCCTGATAGCATTAATCAACGCCTGTTTGGGAATTATCTTTGTTACCGCGCAGACAAACCCCAACATCACCATATTGGCAAACATCCGGTTGCCCAACCCTTCAGCAATTCTGGTCGCTGGGATGGAAAACTGCCTGACCCTGCCTTCGTCAGGATGAGGGCGAACAAGGTTTTCCTCAATTATCAGAATACCCCCATCCTTGAGCGTGGGCTCAAACTTCTCATAAGCCTCCTGAGACATCGCCACCAGGATGTCTGGTGCGGTGAGATAGGGATAGAGCACCTTTGTTTCCGAGATGATTAACTGGGCTGAACAGGCACCACCCCTTGCCTCAGGTCCAAAACTCTGAGTCAAGGTGGCAAACTTGTTATCATAAAGGGTTGCCGCCTTACCAAGAATCATCCCCATCATGATGATTCCCTGACCGCCAAAACCGGAAAGTTTAATCTCCGTCATCCATCGGTCCCTGATAAGGCACAAAGCCCTCGCCCACACTCTGCCGCAGATATTCATTCATCGTCTCCAGATAGGTGGGCTTCCGTTTCTGAACAAACCTGCCGACAATAATCTTCCCCTGATACTCAATCTCGCATTCCCGGGTATCAATATCGTTTCTGACAATTGAGTTATCCCGGTAATACTTGACAATATCCAGACCTGAGCCCAACTGATTCCTTCTGCCGTAAACGGTCGGACAGGGTGAAATCACCTCAATAAAACTGAACCCAGGGTGAACTAGCGCCTCCTTGATTGACTCTGTCAATTGCCTAATATGCAGCACGGTCCAGCGTGCCACATAAGTGGCACCACAGGAGTCAACTAAAAATGGGATGTTGAACGGGTGCTCGTATGAGCCATAGGGCGCGGTTGTGAGACGGGCACCTTTGGGTGTTGTCGGTCCGAACTGACCACCGGTCATCGCATAGTTAAAGTTGTTCACACAGACAACCGTCATATCCATATTGCGCCGAGCGGTGTGAATCAGGTGATTGCCGCCAATCGCCACCAGGTCGCCATCACCGGAAATAACCACGACCTTCAGGCGTGGATTGCCAAGTTTCAGACCGGTGGCAAATGGCAAAGCCCGACCATGGGTGGTATGGAAAGAGTCAAGGTTGACATAACCCGCTGCCCTGCCAGTGCAACCGATACCTGAGACCACAACAATATCCTCCCGGGGAATACCGCTTTCTCTGACCGCGGTGAGAAAGGAGTTTAAGACAATCCCCAAGCCACAGGTGGGACACCAGATATGGGGAATACGGTCAACCCTTAAAAGGTCATCAAGCGGATGAGTTTCCTGTTCGGTTATCATCTGACGCTCGCCATTATCGCCTCAAATATATCCTTAGGGTCATGGACCCAGCCACCGCAATGGGGCACAAGAAAAGTTCGGCAGCGACCGGCAACAACCCGCTCGAGTTCAAGATAGACCTGACCTAAATTTATTTCGGGCATCACCATTGCCTTGACCCGCTGTGCCAGTTCTGAAACCCGCATTTCTGGAAATGGCCAGACCGTAATCAGCCTGAGCATCCCCACCCTTACCCCCTTCTCCCTGGCATCCGCAATCGCCTTGAAGGCAACCCTTGCGCTTATCCCATAGGCAACAACAACCACCTCCGCATCCTCAAGGGAATGCTCCTCGCAGATGGTAATCTTATCAGCATTGTCCCGAATCTTTTTGACCAGCCTTGTTACACACAGATTTTGACATTCCGCATTGATA comes from candidate division WOR-3 bacterium and encodes:
- a CDS encoding 4Fe-4S binding protein, encoding MADVGRHPKIKLLTLSEVKEISGHVGEFKVTVRQRARFVNEKECTACGECAKVCPQLVPDEFNLGLSLRHAIYQPFPQAIPAAYVLNPSDCLGLNPIACGKCAQACDKKCIDLNDQDREFTFEVGAIIVATGMEPFDPFDKGDFGYGRAANVITAMEFERLASSGGPTGGELIRLSDRKKPKSVAFIQCVGSRCLDQGSPYCSNICCMNTIKDSLVLKEHHPEMDVKVFYIDMRAFSKGFEEMLWRSKRLGVKYIKGIPGEVEENPENNNLTLYVENTETGKIERHEAELVVLATGVKPRKDTAELQHLLSLQLHTEGFLLEAHPKLLPVDSPIRGVFYAGGAEGPKDIKDSVTQASAAAGRAARLLAQKTLAAEPYTVEV
- a CDS encoding 2-oxoacid:acceptor oxidoreductase family protein, which codes for MTEIKLSGFGGQGIIMMGMILGKAATLYDNKFATLTQSFGPEARGGACSAQLIISETKVLYPYLTAPDILVAMSQEAYEKFEPTLKDGGILIIEENLVRPHPDEGRVRQFSIPATRIAEGLGNRMFANMVMLGFVCAVTKIIPKQALINAIRDTLPARLLEKNLIALEKGYEKGMEK
- a CDS encoding heterodisulfide reductase-related iron-sulfur binding cluster, with translation MSDKKSQQINAIAYVCIRTVPQISQDFLLKQGLELRQVSCIGQVGAGDVLNALSSDAERVVLIGCPDDKCRHEVGPKNARSQVQMVQEIINLLGFDKEQVVFLSADEAIERLKCNRQPPLSLKWKKAESAFRVPFSLSEVGFSPSNFVCIDCGRCSGICPVARTELGFSPRRLIKQALDNSQNVPVRALYACLGCDLCVTVCPANKGFAQTVLKLRGIAFNNGASPVKAHSGIVQTIIRMMSENRRKQKRLDWLKPELRVRDNGETALFIGCLPYFDVLFRELGVQPLKTAENAIRIINSLGVEPVVLLDEGCCGHDLLWLGDIEPVRSLAEHNLKVFQEAGVKEVVFLCPECLRTFKLDYPAIVGETGLKLVHITEFLVRNGFKPGGSERRAIVTFQDPCRLGRHLGIYDEPRRLIKGLNGIELREMAHNQNQALCCGGASWLECGVAVKLLQERRLNEAKETGADTLVTACSKCEIHLSCALSRGEKRGLKIANIIDLLYEEK
- a CDS encoding FAD-dependent oxidoreductase; translation: MSADKEARIGVFVCRCGTNIAAVVDVEKVAEFARTLPGVVFSSTGLYVCSEPGQKEIQKAVAEQNLNRVVVAACSPRMHEPTFRACLVQTGLNPFLLEIANIREGCSWVHSLEPERTTKKACDLVAIAVAKARHLKPLTERRFPIKDAVLVVGGGVAGIQASLDLADAGHPVYLVEKGPSLGGLMAQLHKTYPTMDCAI
- a CDS encoding FAD-dependent oxidoreductase, with protein sequence MTASRLPIPDKGQIGLDIEGVSASYKLSWIADSPCRVACPAGVNVKAYVGLIGRGDFLRALEVVREKNPLPGICGRVCTHPCEAECRRSEIDEPVAIRQLKRFIADYALISKPAVLPVTTQKRKEKVAIVGSGPAGLTAANDLRRLGYDVTIFEAQDKPGGMLVWGIPPFRLPRNIIEDEINSILNLGIKLVLNTRIDNPAQLLKDGYAAVFLAPGCQKSIKLGLPLEDEIEGVIDSLSFLKKVYNGGLNELKGRVLVIGGGDSAIDSARVARRLGAEDVCIVYRRTKREMPAADEEVREAEIEGIRFEFLTQPIGFVQQEKRVSGLRCVRCRLGEPDSSGRRKPMPITGSDFNIQANWVITALGQRTEMEINNLPEGVFIGGDAAGGEATVINAIASGHEGAKAIHQFITGQSSLQSSVFGPRSEMEIAPKVLTAVRVERARPKYLPVNSRRGFQEVEAPFSPEQAIEEARRCLRCGPCDECVRCNNTCPKHQAVLRMMNEKGEVSEQVFIRIHGLENIFLEGEFRREVRIRAEGEGQQIRGEIELLIVQVDEELCRACERCIEVCPHEAINLKEWKRGVLVASVDYKRCRGCGVCVTVCPSGALKGFAPVEAGSNVR
- a CDS encoding 2-oxoacid:ferredoxin oxidoreductase subunit beta; amino-acid sequence: MITEQETHPLDDLLRVDRIPHIWCPTCGLGIVLNSFLTAVRESGIPREDIVVVSGIGCTGRAAGYVNLDSFHTTHGRALPFATGLKLGNPRLKVVVISGDGDLVAIGGNHLIHTARRNMDMTVVCVNNFNYAMTGGQFGPTTPKGARLTTAPYGSYEHPFNIPFLVDSCGATYVARWTVLHIRQLTESIKEALVHPGFSFIEVISPCPTVYGRRNQLGSGLDIVKYYRDNSIVRNDIDTRECEIEYQGKIIVGRFVQKRKPTYLETMNEYLRQSVGEGFVPYQGPMDDGD